One Saccharopolyspora erythraea NRRL 2338 genomic region harbors:
- a CDS encoding response regulator produces MVDLVLGDDHAIFVDALVSALPENDFRVVGTASSIEDTLAAVRSHQPDVCLLDRYFADGDGLTVVEKITDGRTKVLVLTADGDVQGMRDALGRGATGYVNKMCGLSVLATAIRAVVDGEVVVELAASRAPKLRGTTDARRLASHLTARERQCLELLVEGAQTRAMARGLGVSSTTVRTHVQSVLTKLGVHSRLEAASFALRHSLLDQPPEPEVTRARTAVR; encoded by the coding sequence ATGGTCGATCTGGTGCTCGGTGACGACCACGCGATATTCGTGGACGCGCTGGTGAGCGCGCTTCCGGAAAACGATTTCCGCGTGGTGGGCACGGCGAGCAGCATCGAGGACACGCTGGCCGCGGTGCGCTCGCACCAGCCGGACGTGTGCCTGCTGGACAGGTACTTCGCCGACGGCGACGGGCTGACGGTGGTCGAGAAGATCACCGACGGGCGCACGAAGGTCCTCGTGCTCACCGCCGACGGCGACGTGCAGGGCATGCGCGACGCGCTGGGACGGGGCGCGACCGGCTACGTGAACAAGATGTGCGGCCTTTCCGTGCTGGCCACCGCGATCCGCGCGGTGGTCGACGGCGAGGTGGTGGTCGAGCTGGCGGCGTCGCGGGCGCCGAAGCTGCGCGGCACGACCGACGCGCGGCGGCTGGCCTCGCACCTCACCGCGCGCGAGCGGCAGTGCCTGGAGCTGCTCGTCGAAGGTGCGCAGACCCGTGCGATGGCGAGGGGGCTGGGGGTGTCCTCGACCACCGTGCGGACCCACGTGCAGTCGGTCCTGACCAAGCTGGGCGTGCATTCCCGGCTGGAGGCGGCCTCCTTCGCGCTGCGGCACTCGCTGCTCGACCAGCCACCGGAACCGGAGGTGACCAGAGCGCGCACCGCGGTCAGATGA
- a CDS encoding sensor histidine kinase — protein sequence MHRGSAWKWGRAEPPEVQGLLHDLGRGLATLSYLREGMDAEASLSGSARHRLRLMERELERLVELVDDRPAASEVFDVGELVAELVSVTRLSAPAEVRLRPGEPCTLRTDRTAMWRMLANLVENAVRAAGADGTVEVAVSRRASGGVVVEVADDGPGFGRGPSGKASLGLAIVHDLANACAARLRIDSPPGGGTRVVVVFGARPGPSWRRRRREGGCDGRSGAR from the coding sequence TTGCATCGGGGATCTGCGTGGAAGTGGGGGCGCGCGGAGCCACCCGAGGTCCAGGGACTGCTGCACGACCTGGGCAGGGGGCTGGCGACGTTGTCGTACCTGAGGGAGGGGATGGACGCCGAGGCGTCGCTGTCCGGCAGCGCGCGGCACCGGCTGCGGCTCATGGAACGCGAACTGGAGCGGTTGGTGGAACTGGTCGACGACCGGCCCGCCGCCTCCGAGGTGTTCGACGTCGGCGAGCTGGTGGCCGAACTGGTGTCGGTCACGCGGTTGTCGGCGCCGGCCGAGGTCCGGTTGCGGCCGGGCGAGCCGTGCACCCTGCGCACCGACCGCACCGCGATGTGGCGGATGCTGGCCAACCTGGTCGAGAACGCCGTGCGCGCCGCGGGAGCCGACGGCACCGTCGAGGTCGCGGTGTCCCGGCGCGCGTCGGGCGGTGTCGTGGTGGAGGTCGCCGACGACGGTCCCGGCTTCGGCCGGGGGCCCAGCGGCAAAGCCTCGCTGGGACTGGCGATCGTCCACGACCTGGCCAACGCGTGCGCGGCGCGGCTGCGCATCGACTCGCCGCCGGGGGGCGGCACGCGGGTCGTTGTCGTCTTCGGCGCCCGACCGGGCCCGTCGTGGAGGCGACGCCGACGGGAAGGGGGATGCGATGGTCGATCTGGTGCTCGGTGA
- a CDS encoding glycosyltransferase, with the protein MSGRLRVAAVVTRLEGGAGEMVLRGGRALDPAEYEVTIVAGSGGRLLREAGAAGLETVLVPALRAPIAPHADVLALAGLVRLLARRKFDVVHTNCAKAGTLGRLAARRTGAPRIVHTYHGFPFHEFQRVTRRATYVAVERALGRITDLSLCVGTGVAVEALRRRLVPPERVRTIGVAVDPVRVLTPQSRHDARRALRLPPDVPVVGTVGRLTYQKAPDDFVAALRALRPRGVVGVWVGGGELAGEARDLAERAGVRLVFTGDRADAVDLLPAFDVFAMSSRYEGLPLAVVEAMRCGIPVAATAVNAVGDVVVPGETGLLAPPGRPELLAAAVARLLDEPCEALRMARAAAARIAGRHDSAALAEALGDAYGGSRTPAAARVMHVE; encoded by the coding sequence ACGATCGTGGCGGGCAGCGGCGGCCGGCTGCTGCGCGAGGCCGGCGCCGCCGGGCTCGAGACCGTGCTGGTCCCGGCGCTGCGCGCGCCGATCGCACCGCACGCCGACGTGCTCGCCCTGGCCGGGCTGGTCCGGCTGCTGGCGAGGCGGAAGTTCGACGTCGTGCACACCAACTGCGCGAAGGCGGGCACGCTCGGCCGGCTCGCGGCGCGCCGCACGGGTGCGCCGCGGATCGTGCACACCTACCACGGCTTCCCGTTCCACGAGTTCCAACGGGTGACACGCCGGGCTACCTATGTCGCCGTCGAACGGGCGCTCGGCCGCATCACCGACCTGTCACTGTGCGTAGGCACCGGTGTCGCCGTCGAGGCGCTGCGACGGCGCCTCGTGCCCCCGGAACGCGTTCGCACGATCGGCGTAGCCGTGGACCCTGTTCGGGTGCTCACACCGCAGTCGCGGCACGACGCGCGCCGAGCGCTGCGACTTCCACCCGACGTGCCCGTCGTGGGGACCGTGGGGAGGCTGACGTACCAGAAGGCGCCGGACGACTTCGTCGCCGCGCTGCGCGCCTTGCGTCCGCGGGGCGTGGTCGGTGTCTGGGTCGGCGGGGGAGAGCTCGCCGGTGAGGCACGCGACCTCGCCGAGCGGGCGGGGGTGCGCCTGGTCTTCACCGGCGACCGGGCCGACGCGGTGGACCTGCTGCCCGCCTTCGACGTCTTCGCCATGTCCAGCAGGTACGAGGGCCTGCCGCTGGCCGTCGTCGAGGCCATGCGCTGCGGGATCCCGGTCGCGGCCACGGCCGTGAACGCCGTCGGGGACGTCGTGGTGCCGGGCGAGACGGGACTGCTGGCTCCTCCCGGACGGCCGGAGCTGCTGGCCGCTGCCGTCGCACGCCTGCTCGACGAGCCGTGCGAAGCGCTGCGCATGGCCCGGGCGGCCGCCGCGCGGATCGCGGGCAGGCACGACTCGGCTGCGCTCGCGGAGGCGTTGGGGGACGCATACGGTGGCTCGCGGACTCCCGCCGCCGCCCGGGTCATGCACGTGGAGTAG